The Bos taurus isolate L1 Dominette 01449 registration number 42190680 breed Hereford chromosome 18, ARS-UCD2.0, whole genome shotgun sequence genome has a window encoding:
- the SPACA4 gene encoding sperm acrosome membrane-associated protein 4 precursor, which produces MVLGWLPLLVMVLAPGTTGVKDCVFCELTDSTSCPGTSMRCGDDEDCFTGHGVAPGVGPIINKGCVHATSCGHEEPINYMGVTYSLTTNCCTGHMCNGAPDPTRGRLAGAAASLALGVLLLLQHVL; this is translated from the coding sequence ATGGTCCTCGGCTGGCTGCCACTTCTGGTGATGGTTCTGGCCCCTGGCACGACGGGTGTCAAGGACTGCGTCTTCTGTGAGCTGACCGACTCCACAAGCTGTCCAGGCACCAGCATGCGCTGTGGCGACGACGAGGACTGCTTCACGGGCCACGGGGTGGCCCCCGGCGTCGGCCCCATCATCAATAAAGGCTGCGTGCACGCCACCTCGTGCGGCCACGAGGAGCCCATCAACTACATGGGCGTCACCTACAGCCTCACCACCAACTGCTGCACTGGCCACATGTGTAACGGGGCCCCCGACCCCACGCGTGGCCGGCTGGCGGGGGCCGCCGCCAGCCTGGCGctgggtgtgctgctgctgctccaaCACGTGCTGTGA
- the FAM83E gene encoding protein FAM83E, with protein sequence MAASQLAALEGMDPGPGGRPQTEASPGFLYSEGQRLALETLLGEGVEAFEACLRREGLRPFLGGEELRGLVAAAEDWTAAKPEPGGAAEGADAAHGVSGSLTYWPGQSEEAVPVLRLGWPEDSAWKGITRAQLYTQPPGEGQPSLKELVHQEIRAAHKLVAVVMDVFTDPDLLSDLVEAATCRWVPVYLLLDRQQLPAFLTLAQQLGVNPWATENLDIRVVRGCSFQSRWRRQVSGNVREKFVLLDGERVISGSYSFTWSDSRLHRGLVTLLTGEITDAFSREFRTLYAASGPLPPAPTPGPFVRTLGGLQLAHSPHRVAHRCSVAPLSPPPPPDGSLTQRLAACRVFEGDRQETLAAPGPALSDILRSVQRARIPSGPPTRPSRSLWDLSRLSQLSGSSDGDNDELKKSWGSKDTPAKALMRQRGAGGAPGGEADTRPLAWSQPWGGPLPLTPGHRLRYLSPTRRRFGKDAASKLLEPRGIRQPDGATQPGLRGQLWP encoded by the exons CAGACTGAGGCCAGCCCCGGATTCCTGTACTCCGAGGGCCAGCGACTGGCACTGGAGACTCTGCTGGGCGAGGGCGTGGAGGCGTTCGAGGCCTGCCTGCGGCGCGAGGGGCTGCGGCCCTTCCTGGGCGGAGAGGAGCTCCGGGGCCTGGTGGCAGCGGCTGAGGACTGGACGGCCGCGAAGCCTGAGCCCGGCGGGGCAGCAGAGGGAGCCGACGCCGCCCATGGGGTCTCAGGCAGCCTGACCTACTGGCCGGGACAGTCGGAGGAGGCGGTGCCCGTGCTGCGCCTGGGCTGGCCGGAAGACTCAGCCTGGAAAGGGATCACCCGGGCCCAGCTGTACACCCAGCCGCCTGGCGAGGGCCAGCCGTCCCTCAAGGAGCTGGTGCACCAGGAGATTCGGGCCGCCCACAAG ctGGTGGCCGTGGTCATGGACGTCTTCACTGACCCAGACCTGCTTTCGGACCTGGTGGAGGCTGCCACATGCCGCTGGGTGCCCGTCTACCTGCTCCTGGACCGTCAGCAGCTGCCCGCCTTTCTGACGCTGGCCCAGCAGCTGggggtcaatccctgggccaCTGAG AACCTAGACATCCGAGTCGTGCGGGGCTGCAGTTTCCAGAGCCGCTGGCGTCGGCAGGTGAGCGGCAACGTGCGGGAAAAGTTTGTGCTGCTGGACGGCGAGCGGGTCATCTCAGGATCCTACAG CTTCACCTGGAGTGACTCCCGCCTGCACCGTGGCCTGGTGACCCTGCTGACTGGTGAAATCACCGATGCCTTCAGCCGAGAGTTCCGGACGCTGTATGCAGCCTCCGGGCCGCTCCCGCCTGCGCCCACCCCGGGTCCCTTTGTTAGAACCCTGGGGGGGCTGCAGCTGGCCCACAGCCCACACCGCGTGGCCCACCGCTGCTCCGTGGCCCCCCTGTCGCCGCCACCACCGCCTGATGGCTCACTGACCCAACGCCTGGCCGCCTGCCGAGTCTTCGAGGGGGacaggcaggagaccctggccgCGCCAGGGCCGGCTCTGAGCGACATCCTGAGGAGCGTACAGCGTGCCCGCATCCCCAGCGGCCCCCCAACCCGGCCCAGCCGCTCCCTCTGGGACCTGAGTCGCCTGTCCCAGCTGTCGGGCTCTAGTGATGGAGACAACGATGAG CTCAAGAAGTCCTGGGGCTCCAAGGACACGCCAGCCAAGGCCCTGATGAGGCAACGGGGTGCTGGAGGGGCCCCCGGCGGGGAGGCGGACACCCGCCCGCTGGCCTGGTCCCAGCCCTGGGGCGgccccctgcccctcacccctgGGCACCGCCTCCGCTATCTGTCCCCGACCCGGAGGAGGTTTGGTAAAGATGCTGCCTCCAAACTGTTGGAACCCAGAGGCATCCGGCAGCCAGACGGGGCCACCCAGCCAGGACTCAGGGGGCAGCTCTGGCCCTGA